One Gallus gallus isolate bGalGal1 chromosome 11, bGalGal1.mat.broiler.GRCg7b, whole genome shotgun sequence DNA window includes the following coding sequences:
- the LOC121111704 gene encoding uncharacterized protein LOC121111704 isoform X1, with the protein MERKEETGRGRGRGREKGRGKERKDSHFFSASFPFFWLHFIACLFICFAPFHPFSVSTFKLVKKGGAKLKSGGWKATELQTPQKGRAGGERLEVRKRKEDERVGGPRPGEGWVRGEDQTGLGGVKGSRKEPEPRGARGQIRSPRPAVSVQRRPAGVALAPRSPRWRPWRLWLLPPGRGAAEGSAEPLFSGALRQPPPRAPPAPQRPLLGPAGVAVSIGRSRSRGAASVTENARRERGAAQRRLAAGLHAAAERVPRPYAEGSEPDPVLWLLGAHGGARRPYRHRHGRGRRTDGDVTSRPEPDGCGGGGGIPFHQQCPLGSRKGKQSRICGILMSRKGYSSAAVVIICNSLFAGRGYRLQSHLGTVWGILCVFGC; encoded by the coding sequence atggagagaaaagaggaaactggaaggggaagaggaaggggaagggaaaaaggaaggggaaaggaaaggaaggactCCCACTTTTTCTCAGcctctttcccatttttttgGCTCCACTTCATTGCTTGCCTTTTCATCTGTTTTGCACCTTTCCACCCTTTCTCGGTCTCCACTTTCAAGCTGGTGAAAAAGGGTGGGGCCAAACTGAAAAGTGGAGGGTGGAAGGCCACAGAACTGCAGACACCACAAAAGGGGCGAGCGGGCGGCGAGAGGCTGGaagtcaggaaaagaaaggaggatgAACGCGTGGGAGGTCCGAGGCCAGGAGAGGGCTGGGTGAGAGGTGAAGACCAAACGGGACTGGGAGGGGTTAAGGGCAGCCGAAAAGAGCCGGAGCCCCGAGGGGCGCGCGGTCAGATCAGATCCCCCCGCCCGGCTGTGTCTGTCCAGCGGCGCCCGGCAGGGGTCGCCCTCGCCCCGCGCTCCCCGCGTTGGCGGCCGTGGCGGCTGTGGCTCCTCCCGCCGGGGCGCGGCGCTGCGGAGGGGAGCGCGGAACCTTTGTTCTCCGGAGCCCTCCggcagcccccgccccgcgctccgCCCGCGCCGCAGCGCCCCCTCCTGGGCCCGGCGGGAGTTGCCGTCTCGATTGGCCGCTCGCGGAGCCGGGGCGCTGCCTCGGTCACGGAAAACGCCCGGCGGGAGCGCGGCGCGGCTCAGAGGCGGCTCGCGGCGGGGCTGCACGCTGCGGCAGAGCGCGTTCCCCGACCGTATGCGGAGGGCTCCGAGCCGGACCCCGTCCTATGGCTCCTCGGGGCGCATGGTGGGGCCCGGCGCCCCTACCGGCACAGGCACGGGCGGGGACGGCGGACAGACGGAGATGTCACATCCCGGCCCGAACCTGACGGGtgcgggggcggggggggaatTCCATTCCACCAGCAGTGCCCTTTGGGTTCGCGGaagggaaaacagagcagaatcTGTGGAATTTTAATGAGCCGTAAAGGTtattcctctgctgctgtagtGATAATTTGCAATTCTCTGTTCGCAGGAAGAGGGTATCGGCTCCAATCACATCTGGGTACCGTCTGGGGCATACTGTGTGTGTTTGGCTGCTGA